Proteins from a single region of Leptotrichia trevisanii DSM 22070:
- a CDS encoding GNAT family N-acetyltransferase, whose protein sequence is MENNPEKKKYLKTLVGDNVYLSPISLDDVEEYTEMINNIEVSVGLGCVVYTNIMDFESEKELLNSIKKEKIFAVRLLENDELLGNVGFKSVGEIHRTAEMGIMLGNPKYQRKGYGMEAINLLLDYGFSFLNLRNISLNVFEYNEVAYNLYKKIGFKEVGRLRKAVEILDETYDIIIMDMLKEEFQSIYIKRELKKRYNLK, encoded by the coding sequence ATGGAAAATAACCCTGAAAAGAAAAAATATTTAAAAACATTGGTTGGTGATAATGTTTATCTTTCGCCAATTTCTCTTGATGATGTTGAAGAATATACTGAAATGATAAATAATATAGAAGTTTCAGTAGGACTAGGATGTGTTGTTTATACAAATATTATGGATTTTGAAAGTGAAAAAGAATTATTAAATTCAATCAAAAAAGAGAAAATATTTGCTGTCAGATTATTGGAAAATGATGAACTTTTGGGAAATGTAGGTTTTAAATCAGTAGGAGAGATACATAGAACAGCTGAAATGGGAATTATGCTTGGAAATCCAAAATATCAGCGAAAAGGTTATGGAATGGAAGCTATAAACTTGCTACTTGATTACGGCTTTTCATTTTTAAATCTGAGAAATATATCGTTAAATGTATTTGAATATAATGAGGTTGCTTATAATTTATATAAAAAAATTGGCTTTAAGGAAGTAGGAAGGCTTCGAAAAGCTGTAGAAATTCTGGATGAAACTTATGATATAATTATAATGGATATGTTAAAAGAAGAGTTTCAG
- a CDS encoding prephenate dehydrogenase, producing the protein MKKIENLTVTIVGLGVIGAAFAQSFKEMGIKTVYGIDIDEETIKKAEEKNMINKGFLETREPLEKSDFVVITLYPNLMKSFFVNNIDYFKENAIITDVVGIKEKIIKDIDPIIEKSGRNIDFVFGHPMAGREKRGIDFADNRVFKDANYIIIKDEKNKKENLELLSEIVKRMGFKKVSFLTAQEHDEIIAFTSQLTHAIAVSLVNSDSEKYDTNRFIGDSYRDLTRIAKINEDLWAELFMGNKKNLLKMIQQFERELDVIKDALNNNDLGTLKEKFIISTKRREKID; encoded by the coding sequence TTGAAAAAAATAGAAAATTTAACAGTAACAATAGTCGGACTCGGAGTAATCGGAGCAGCTTTTGCACAAAGTTTTAAGGAAATGGGCATTAAGACTGTTTATGGGATTGATATTGATGAGGAAACGATAAAAAAAGCAGAAGAGAAAAATATGATAAATAAAGGATTTCTGGAAACTAGGGAGCCTTTGGAAAAGTCGGATTTTGTAGTTATTACTCTTTATCCGAATTTGATGAAGTCGTTTTTTGTGAATAATATTGATTATTTTAAGGAAAATGCGATAATTACTGATGTTGTTGGAATTAAAGAGAAAATTATCAAGGATATTGATCCAATTATTGAGAAGAGTGGAAGAAATATTGACTTTGTTTTTGGACATCCTATGGCGGGACGTGAGAAACGCGGGATTGATTTTGCAGACAATCGAGTGTTTAAAGATGCAAATTATATAATTATTAAGGATGAAAAAAATAAAAAGGAAAATCTGGAACTGTTGTCAGAAATTGTGAAGCGAATGGGATTTAAAAAAGTCAGTTTTCTTACAGCACAGGAACATGATGAAATTATTGCATTTACGAGCCAGCTTACCCACGCAATTGCAGTTTCGCTCGTAAACAGCGATAGTGAAAAGTACGATACAAACCGGTTTATTGGGGATTCTTACCGAGATTTGACAAGAATTGCAAAGATAAATGAAGATTTGTGGGCAGAACTTTTTATGGGGAATAAAAAAAATCTTTTGAAAATGATACAGCAGTTTGAAAGGGAGCTGGATGTAATAAAAGATGCCTTGAACAATAATGATTTAGGAACTTTAAAGGAAAAATTCATAATTTCTACGAAGCGTAGAGAAAAAATTGATTAA
- a CDS encoding tetratricopeptide repeat protein, with product MKRKWLLLLILIFSINSFSKETYTKEEKQYLKQIEKGDKDSLLKLSDYYFRNRKFEESEKLLLKYEKENNNLGNSREIKEKIISFYRYWRDSIVRSVLKVNREKTKELEEKIIERYNDLIKSNDVKALNDLGEFYIWIKQDEEGNKLLKEAADKGYKPAQEALERQKKDKSFGEQKLQEYENNYKETGDVRDLRILAYSYVSLKKYDLAEKTYLQLIELEDYQPDYASLAQMYDYKTQNYENAIKYYKLAIQKISNKKQKFDARDYWIRIGDMYFLQGNFIEAEKAYKNSMAFKHSTDGKTYERNMLIEIYKSQGRTEEMKKLEKQNKSWWNN from the coding sequence ATGAAAAGAAAATGGCTATTATTACTAATTTTAATTTTTTCGATTAATTCTTTTTCTAAAGAAACTTATACTAAAGAAGAAAAACAATATTTAAAACAAATTGAAAAAGGAGATAAGGATTCACTATTAAAATTAAGTGATTATTATTTTCGAAATAGAAAATTTGAAGAATCTGAGAAATTATTATTAAAATATGAAAAAGAAAATAATAACTTAGGAAATAGTAGAGAAATAAAAGAAAAAATTATTTCATTCTATAGATATTGGAGAGATTCAATAGTGCGTTCAGTTTTAAAAGTAAATAGAGAGAAAACTAAAGAATTAGAAGAGAAAATTATTGAACGGTATAATGACTTAATAAAATCTAATGATGTAAAAGCATTGAATGATTTAGGAGAATTTTATATTTGGATAAAACAGGATGAAGAAGGAAATAAGTTATTGAAAGAAGCTGCTGATAAAGGATATAAGCCAGCTCAAGAAGCTTTAGAAAGGCAAAAGAAGGATAAAAGTTTTGGGGAACAAAAATTACAAGAATATGAAAATAATTATAAGGAAACAGGTGATGTTAGAGATTTGAGAATATTAGCATATTCTTATGTGAGTTTGAAAAAATATGACTTAGCAGAAAAAACTTATTTACAGTTAATCGAATTAGAAGACTATCAACCCGATTATGCTTCATTAGCCCAAATGTATGATTATAAAACTCAAAATTATGAAAATGCCATAAAGTATTATAAATTGGCAATACAAAAAATATCTAATAAAAAACAAAAGTTTGATGCACGGGATTATTGGATTAGAATAGGAGATATGTATTTTTTACAAGGTAATTTTATTGAAGCTGAAAAGGCATATAAAAACTCTATGGCGTTTAAACATTCAACTGATGGTAAAACATACGAACGAAATATGTTAATAGAAATTTATAAGTCACAAGGAAGAACGGAAGAAATGAAAAAATTGGAAAAGCAAAATAAAAGCTGGTGGAATAATTAA
- the aroF gene encoding 3-deoxy-7-phosphoheptulonate synthase, with protein MIIKVDGGINEKILEKLINRLETENNVSVKLIAGKEYSILGLVGDISTIDIKHIQSLDYVLDVQRVQEPYKRASRKFKPEDTIVKVGNVEIGGNNLVMMAGPCSVENEKQIIDTAKAVKAAGANILRGGVVKPRTSPYAFQGLGMEGIELMKKAKEETGLPIICEVMSIAQLHEFGPHLDMIQLGARNMQNFDLLKEVGKTDIPVLLKRGLSATIEEWLMSAEYILAGGNENVVLCERGIRTYETAYRNVLDLNAVPMIKKLTHLPIIVDSAHATGKYWMVKPLAMAGIAAGADGLMVEVHPEPDKALSDGPQSLKFEVFDDLMQDVEKIANVLGKSFK; from the coding sequence ATGATTATTAAAGTAGATGGTGGAATAAATGAGAAAATCTTGGAAAAATTGATAAATAGATTGGAAACAGAAAATAATGTGAGCGTTAAATTGATTGCTGGCAAAGAATATTCGATTTTGGGATTAGTTGGGGATATTAGTACAATTGATATAAAACATATTCAGTCGCTAGATTATGTGCTGGATGTGCAAAGGGTTCAAGAGCCGTATAAGAGAGCAAGTAGAAAATTTAAACCTGAGGACACTATTGTAAAAGTAGGAAATGTGGAAATTGGTGGAAATAATCTTGTGATGATGGCAGGGCCTTGTTCTGTGGAAAATGAAAAACAGATAATTGATACGGCAAAAGCTGTCAAAGCGGCTGGAGCGAATATTTTAAGAGGTGGAGTTGTAAAACCGAGAACATCGCCTTATGCGTTTCAAGGACTTGGAATGGAGGGTATTGAACTTATGAAAAAAGCAAAAGAGGAAACAGGACTTCCAATAATTTGTGAAGTTATGTCAATCGCTCAATTGCACGAATTTGGCCCACATCTTGATATGATTCAATTAGGTGCGAGAAATATGCAAAACTTTGATTTGTTGAAGGAAGTTGGAAAAACAGATATTCCAGTATTGTTAAAAAGAGGATTGAGTGCAACAATAGAAGAATGGTTAATGTCGGCAGAATATATTTTGGCTGGTGGAAATGAAAACGTAGTTCTTTGTGAAAGAGGAATCAGGACTTATGAAACAGCGTACAGAAATGTATTGGACTTGAATGCAGTACCTATGATTAAAAAATTGACACATTTGCCAATAATTGTAGATTCAGCTCATGCAACTGGAAAATACTGGATGGTAAAACCGCTTGCAATGGCAGGAATTGCCGCTGGAGCAGATGGACTTATGGTAGAAGTGCATCCTGAACCGGACAAGGCATTGTCAGATGGGCCGCAGTCATTGAAATTTGAAGTGTTTGACGATTTAATGCAGGATGTGGAGAAAATTGCGAATGTGTTGGGGAAAAGTTTTAAATAA